ttaatatttattatcatcaattataaatatattataataataaaatttaatactaagatagcatagaaaaatatttaatACGTGCacatttattataatataatatattacataaatctaaaaaataatattattattataacatcaTTGCATATaaatgtataataatatttttaatgtaaaatattttgatcattattactaatattttatatttatattatatataataatattataacaaataaaaagtaatagaatagtattaaattatagaatactATGATATTATTGTATaaccttaaaataaaataaaatattagttattaatatcattaataaaaatatataataataaattttaataatataatatatataaaaaagaataaaaataataaaatataattatatggtagttgttttattatattgttatcttatattaaataataaataatgttataGTGTTATAAtacatgaaatttttatttacatttaataaattacatattaaaaaataatacttataaaatataaaaatatttagttaaaacaaaataataataatattaaaataaaataaaatacaatatgcaAATTATAATTAagtatataattaaatttatttttgatcAAATACGATAATATAATACTGACATCTGGATTATtgtgaattttgattttgattccgATAGGAGCCAATTGACGGGCCATTCGCGGGAGTAAACCGGCAaccaagaaagaaaaataaaaaacaaggaAAACGAAAAACCTAACCCGATCGGCGAAGTGGGTTTTGACTCCTTCGAAAGGAGAAATCAGAAATCCGAGCGAACAATCATAATACAGGGAAGTGGGCATGGCGACCAGCAGCCGAGAAGCGCGTCGAAGGAAGATCATGGAGAGAAGCTCCGACCGTCTTGCTCTCATCACCGGTCGTATCCAAAGCCTACCTTCTCCCTCAACCATCTCTTCCCCACCGCACGATTCGCTTCCCGCCCTCTCATCTACGCCTTTGACTTCCCATCTCACAGATCAGAGCTCCGGTATCCCTCTTGTCTGTGTTTGTGTGCGTGTGGGGGCTGTGTGTACGCgtaaaggaaaattcttaggaACTTTTTCTTCTGCGCAGATTTTCTTTGTGGCCAACTCTTTTCTGtggggaaaagaaaaaaagaagatttATTGTGCTTTTGTCTATTTTACTGGTTTATTTTCTTTAGCCAATTGTAACAAGAGGATTAGTATTTCATGACCTAGTAACTTATAGATCATTTCTTTAGTTGTAAACTTTTGTTTTGTGATTTACACTCATGCGTGCTATTCGTTTTTTGCAATTTAAATGGATGTGCGCACgcgcttctttttttttttttttttgtgactaTTCTAGAAAGCTCTTTTTCTTGCTGTTGAAAGTACTTTTATGGGTATGGATAATATTTGCGTTTCTGTGCTTAATTGTGTGTTGAAATTTCTTAGAATTATGAATGTTTTAAGATTGttccttttttgaaaaaaatcatATTAACTGCTGTATAAAGGTACCCAAGAAAACCATTTCTTAGGGTCTTGTGAATCATGGTTGACCTATTTTTGTTGGGATCATGTAAGTGGTTGGTTTGTTGCTAGAGGATATATTTATAACATCTATTAGCCATTGAACACACAACACACGCAATGCTCAgcaatatgttttcatttaatatGTTAACAAAGTCAGGGTTTTAAAAGGGGAAGGTGTAAGGCAAGGGTCGTGAGGTGTTTTACCCCTGACAAGGCGAGACATAAGTCTCAAGGCATTGAGGTGTAAGCCTTTTCGGAGTTTAGGGGAGGGAGGCATTGGGAATATGGTATAAAAATTATCCCCCGTATAGGCAAGTTGCTTTGGGATTCCCTCTGGAAATGGATTCCCTATGGCATAAAGTGATAAAGATCAAGTATAGTATCAAGATGAATTGTTGGGAGACAAGCAGTGGCAATCTCTTATGCGTATCCTCCCTAGAAAATCTGTGTTCCAAGTTGCTAGTAAATTCTTTTGCCTTTTCTGCTTCAAAGCAAGCCACTGTAGAAAAGTTCGTTTCAAGGAGGATGTGTGTGTGGGGAGTCTTTGATGGAGGTGAAAGCTCCTtgtttatttttaagttttcatTATTTCGTAACGCTCTCTTCACCTCTTCCATTTCttcaaagagggggggggggttcttCTTTGTATATCTACTTCTTTAGGAATCTCAATGGAAGGAAGATTGATGAGCTCACTAACCTTCCCTCTTTGTTGGACCAACATAATCCTTCTATTAGTGAGGATGAGAGAGTGTGGGAGGGTGATTCTTTGGGTTTCTTCCTTTCTAAATATTTTCGCTCTCACCTTTTGAAACCCCTCCCCCCAAAACTTTTTTTCCTTGAAACCACATCCTTTGGAGGGCAAGAGTGCCCGGGAAGATTCGGGTTTCTATTTGGACTGTGATCTTGGGAAGGattaacatgcatgattttatCTAGAGGATAAGGCCGTAGAAGGCTTTTAGTCCTTACATGTGAATTATGTGTTGTGAAAGCAACGAAATGAATGCCCATCTCTTAGTGCATTGCTGAGTGGCTTCGCAGCATCACAAGctgagcttgttcagggcattatactTGCCTATGATTGCTTGTCTCATGCGTTTGGGATGGAtttccatcatataaatactGGTGTAAGGTTATTTTTTAGAGATAGTCTTTCCCTAAGCCAAAAAAAGGGAGTATGACTTCTCGGTCATATTGATGTTCCCTAGTGCCACAatgagaatagcatagaaagctctttaggataaggtgagtgttcatcaacttatAAAATTTACTAGCTATTGTAAATGTGTTAAGCTTATTTGCCTCCCTCCCTAGACACACATTGTTAATggaggtgttgataatgaattacaTTGCTTCAATTTTTACTGCTTGTGTGTCGttgctttcataagttgcttattgcTTCTGCTTATATTTGCTTGAATGATAATTAAAGTGTTCTTTTGGTGAATTGTGGTAGACactaggctgactagttaaacaagaatgctttagctagcgctgcaTGGTCCTttcacaaaaatataaaatgttcGGTCCATGCCTCCTGGTATCAGAGCTCGGTTATTTGTTACGTAAATTCAATTACTTTCATTGTGGGATTGGTAATTTTTTGGTAAATGACATTGTCGACCAACACCCAGAGTATTGATGTGCTAGAAGCACAAGCTGAGATGGCAGCCAACAATATGGCTGTAAAGATGACCTAATTAATAGAATGTGTTGATGAATTGGAGGGATCGCAAAGACATCTATAAAGTTTGATGGTGAAAATGTGAGAGGACTTTCAACACATTGTAGAAACCTTGCCAGCTCAGATAGCTTATCTAATTGcgaagatgaatgtgatggttcttgctatagaAAACTCTTACACTCCAAggtttagcaagaccaaggtactagAATTCAAGAcatatgggggtgcccgtgatgccaaggagttggagaacttcttgtttgaaaTGGAGCAGTACTTTTGCGCTTTGAGGACGGACTCAGAACAGGTGAAAGTGAATAGTGCGactatgtacttggttggtgacgcaaAACTATGGTGACGTACCAAGTATGATGAAATTGAGAATGGACCCTATGTGGTTGATTGTTTGGTAggcttgaagagagagctcaaggcctaaTTCTTTCCtcagaatgttgagtataatgctaaaagaaagctaagagaccTCAAACATATTGGGTCAACTAGGTAATATgtgaaaaaaatttcttctttgatgTTGTCGAGGACATGTCGAAAAAGGACAATTTGTATTATTTTCTAGAGGGGTTAAAACCGTGGGCAAGGACAAAACTTCATAGACAAcaagttcaagacttgtctactgcaTAAGCTATCGTGGAATGTTTGATTGACTACACTAGTGATAATATTGCTTCATCCAAAGAGAGTGGTGTGAGTGAAAATAGtgaaaagtctttcaagaaggcaAACCCAAAAATGGGGGAGCCGACAATAAGGCgtcaacttcaaaagaagctttaTCATCTTAAGCATTCAAAACAACAAATGGAAAgggtaaaatttcatgctacttatGTCGTGGCCCTCACAGAGTTGTTGAATGCCCTCACAAGTCATCACTAGCCACATTGCACCCATTCTCAGGGTTCCTCTTCTTCATCATTCTCCAATGCCCCCTCTGCGATGGAAGTGTTCAACACAACTAATGGAAAGGGTAAAATTTCATGCTGCTTATGTTGTGGCCCTCACAGAGTTGTTGAATGCCCTCACAAGTcgtcacttaatgccttacaagcttccatcgCAGAGGGGGCATTGGAGAATGATGAAGAAGAGGAACCCTGAGAATGGGTGCAATGTGGCTAGTGAATGCATTGGAGAAGCAAATGAAAACACCTAAAATTACATAGGTGAAAGGattgatgtttgtggacttgaggatcaatgggaagaatACCTGTGCTATGGTAGATACCAGGGCTACCCATAATTTTGTTTCAAAGGCTTGGAaactcaacttatccttggatAAGGATTCAGGACTCATGGAAGCGGTGAATTCTGTAGCCTAGCTTATgttgggagtagccaagcaaatCACTGTGAAGCTTAGTTAGTGGACAAGTCATGCGAATTTTACAATGGTGCCGTTGGATGACTTCGAAGTCATTTTAGGAATAGAATTCTTGAGGAAGATGACAGTGCTGATGCCTTTTACTAGTTTTCTGTGTCTGATGAGGGATTacccttgcatggtgcaagttgttgcaaAGAAAGGAGATGTTAAGAAGTTCCTTTTAGTtatgcaactcaagaagggattGAGAAGGTGTGAAAAGACGTAGCTCGCTACGGTGGTGGTAAAGGAAGAACTAGGCCAAGAGTtggtgcctacgaccatccaaacTGTGTTGGATGAATACAAAAAGGTGATGTCGGATAAGCTACCTCACAACTTGCCTTCACAacggggtgtggagcatgagatcaagTTGTACTTAGGAGTGAAGCGACCTACTAAGGGGCCATATCGGATTGTGCCTTTGGAGCTAGCAGAGTTGTGAAAACAACTTGATGATTTGTTGGAAGTGGGATATATTCGGCCTTCCAAAGCACTATTCGGAGCACCGATGTTGTTTCGGAGGAAATATGATGGGAGCAtgcggatgtgtgtagactaccgtGTGCTCAACAAGGTGATAGTGCACAACAAGTATCCTATTTTGTTGATTGTCAATCTGTTTGATCGGctgagtcatgccaagtacttcactaaactggACTTGAGGTCAGACTACTATCAGATGAGAATTGCTGATGGGAATGAGCCAAAGACAACTTGTATGATGCGATATGGGGCAtatgagttcttggtaatgccatTCGAGTTGACGAATGCGCCTGCGACATTTTTGTACTTTGATAAACCAGGTATTTCGTGAGTACCTTAACAAGTTTGTCGTGGTGTTcgtggatgatattgttgtctacagtttcactctagaggaacataaagagcatctatggaaggtgttcGGCAGGCTGAAGGAGAACAGTCTGTATGTAAAGAAAGAGAAGTGTTCATTTGTTCAatggagcatcaaattccttggtcatgtgattaaGCAAGGTCATATtaggatggatatggagaaggtgagagctattcaagaatggaagatctcAACGATATTGAAGGAGTTGCATTCTTTTCTTGATTTTGCCAACTATTACGGGAAGTTCATAGAGGGGTACTTAAGGAGAATTGCTCCTTTGATAGAACTGTTGAAGAAGGGTCAGGGGTGGTACTGGACAGAGAAATCTCAGGGAGcttttgatgacttgaaggatgtcATGATGAGAGATATGGTACTTGCTCTTTCGGATATGATGAAACCCTGCGACGTACACACAGATGCATTGGACTATGCCCTTGGAGGAGCCTTGTTACAGGAGGGACGTAATGTGCGTACAAGagtcgtaagcttagtgaagcaaaACGGAAGTGCACAACTTAGGAGAAAGAGATGCTAGCGGTGATCCATTGCCTTCACGTGTCGAGGCATTATCTACTTGTTTCAAGGTTCGTGGTGAAAATGGATAACTCGGGTGTTGGCCACTTCTTCACACAACCAAAGTTGTCACCCAAGCAAAGCTAATGACAAGAGTTTttggcagaatttgatttctcatttgagtACAAGAGAGGGTGGATGAACCAAGTTgctgatgcactaagcaggaAGGCTGAGTTGGCGGCCTTACATATGGTAACACACCTGATGCTGAGTATCGTTACTACGATGATGCGGGAGCATATCAAAGAGAATTTAGTCAAAGATCCAGTTGCGTAGAACCTCATGAAGCTGGCAGAAGAGGGGAAAACACATTAGTTCTAGATGGAAGATGGATTGCTAATGACCAATGCTAGCCAGATCTTTGTGTCATGAGCTAGAGATTTGAGGAAGACACTGTTgagagtgtcatgataccatgtaGGTCGGACATCCAAGATGGCAGTGCATTTTGGCATTAGTGAAGTAGAGGTATTTTTAGTTGGACAtgcatgatgatgtggttgaATATACTCGAACTTGTCTCacctgccaacaagacaaggtggagcagaagaaaattgtagggttgTTGGAGCCCCTACCAGTACCATCTAGActgtgggaaagtgtctcactggACTTCATCACAAACCTGCCCAAAGTGAGAGATGTAGagtctatacttgtggttatagacagGTTTTTGAAGTATAGTACATTTATAGTCGCACCGAAGTACTATTTGACAGAGGAGGCGACACAATTATTCTTTAAGAATATTgtgaagtattggggtgttccTCAATATATCATCagtgaccgagactcaagattcactgcCAACTTATGGACCAAACTTTTCTGAACCCTTGGCTCACAGCTTGACATCTCTTTGAGCTATCATCCACAGATTGACAGACAAACGGACAAattcaatgggctactagaagagtactcgTGCCATTTCATCAACGCCAAccaaaagaattgggtgcaactactttatgtggctcagttctgttttaatgcccaaaagagctcaacaaccaacaagagttcTTTTGAGTTTGTTATAGGCTAGCAACCAccgttacctcacacagtggacaAGTTGTACAGTGGAAAGAGTCCTAGAGTGTACATctttaccaaagaatggagacaaaatGTAGAGATTGCCCGAGCCTATCGATAGGAAGCTTCTAAGCGAATGAAGTAGTGGGCAGATTAGGGGAGAAGATCGCAGTACTTTAACATAGGTGACTTGGTGTTTACTAAGCTCAATCCTGAACATATCAGGTCATTACGAGGACAAGATAGGAGATTACTTCATAAATATGAAGGACCTGTCCCCATATTGGCCTAAGTTGGGAAGGCCTCTTACAGAAGTGaccctccgacttggatgaaagtgcatcccgTGTTTCATGTTAGTTTCCTTAAGCCTTTCAACGCCGACACTGAAGATTCAAGCAAAAGTCAATCAACCAGAGCAaaattgaagacagtgcaacccgACAGATGAGAAGTTGAAAACATCCTTGCAGACAAAGAGTTCACATCCTCAATGAAGAAGTGCtaggagttcttagtgaagtggaaaggcctcgGTGACAAAGAAATTAGCTGggtttctgcggaagatatgtaactgttcgtggacaaagttgaagtgtacctagcatcaaattctacgaggacgtcgaccgcataagtgtgGGAGCGTCACAATCTGaacttgtttagggcattatgcttgccaaTGACTGCTTGTCTTGTGCGTTTGgaatgagtttccatcatgtaaatactaatgTAAGGTTATTTTTCAGAAATAGTTTTTCCCTAGGCTGAAAAGGGGGAATATGACTCCTCagtcatattgatgtttcctagtgcaaAAGCGAGAATAGCAGAGAAAGgtttttaggggagggtgagtttTCATCAAGGTTTAAAACTCACTGGCTAttgtaaacgtgtttagcctacttgccccCCTCGCCAGACACACGTTGTTAATAGagtgttgataatgaattacgttgcttcaatatttactacTTGCGTGCcattgctttcataagttgcttattgcttatatttgcttgaatgacaatgaaagtgttctgttggtgaattgtggtaaacgtTAGGTTGACTAGTCAAACAAGAGTGCTTTACCTAGCACCGCACGGTCctttcacaatggtgtgaaaTATTCGGCCAGTGACACTTTGGATTGTGCTGTTTTCAGTGGCAGGGGAAGAGTGGGTGGCTCCAGGAAAGGTGGGAGGGCTGCTTTTGGTTAACTTTAGGGGTTTTGGAAAGAGTAGAAATGATAGAGCTCTTTCGGGTGCAATGTTTTCACTATTCTTTAGTCCTTGTGGATGGAGAGGAATGCTAGGATCTTTAAAGGCTGATCAACCTGTTCAGAGCTTTTTATGGGATAGAGCGCACTTCTTAGCCTCTTTTGGGGCGTCTTTAGGATTCTTTTGGAGTTATCACTGTCGGACCTCATAAGAGACTGGAGACTGCTTTTGTAATGGCTACTGTTGagattttttcttttgttttatttcccTCCAGTTTTCTTTGCTGTAGTATTATTTCATCCTGCTTTCCTACTTTTCTGAGGTCTCCTTGTCCTCTAAACTCAAGTACTCAggtttttagtttatttaataatattgtgttatttatttttaaaaatctctcTCACAGCAGTGGTCTTTCTTTCCCCTTCCTTGCGTCTATTCTCTTTGTCCTTCCTCACGttctcttcttcctcctccttttCTTCTTCCACATTGCAACCACTTCCGTCAAAGCTCAGTAGTTGCCTTCTAAATACAGCAATAATCCTGCATACAAACCCCTTTAGAAAAACCCCCAGAAAACAGAACCCTAAGTCTTTTCCCCTATAGCAAAGCCCCCGTAAATTAAGCCCTAAGGGCTCGTTTGGTTAAGGTTTTGGATATAGTTTTCTCTACTTGGAAATGCGGGATACAAAGGATACACAAAATTGTCATTTGGTTTTGTATTTTCAAAAAACCGTTTCCAAAAACATATCCAAAAAAACACCCCTAAAaaatacatgttttcacaaaCTATTTTAAGGTGTTTAATGTGTTTCCAAATGCAATTTTCCAGGTACAGTGAAACACAGATGTGGGGTATGAAGCcactttttaataataatatttaattatattattttattaaaaaattgcCACTTGGATCAACCTTAACCTAATGCATTTCCACTCAATTccagaaacaaattcaaaaacaGCCAGCCAAACAcgcttttgaataaaaaaaatacatgatACAACTATACAATACCTTATCTTCACTTTCTAAAACATCAGTACAGAAACTATTTTTTTGAATCCTTCACCAAACGAGCCTCAACTCTTTTCCTCTCCAGTAAAAGTGTTGCTGTGGAAGAAGACAGCAGCAGaagcattgaaaaaaaaaaaagggttattCATAGGTGCTTTTAAGAGAGAACTCTAGCAGCCATTGCTGAAGCAggaaaaagagaaataaaattatcCAAAGttcaaaaacaaaagaaaaggaggGAGAAAAAAGAGATAGTAGTgagtgctgctgctgctgctagtTCAACATTCTCACTGGAAAAGAAGGTTTTAAGTTCTTCATTCCAAACCCTACAGACCTACCAAATTCTTCATCAGAGCCATCAACCACCAACAGCATCTCCTTTGCATGACTGAAATCTGCCCTGCATAGACCCTTCTTCCAGCCATTGATTCACCATGCATCACTGGCTATCCTTCCAGAAATCCTTCCCCCTTCACAGCCTCAAATGTTGCAGCCCCTTCCATCGTCACAACTTTCCAGTTGCAGGTTACCAAAAGCCCTAAGCCCCCTTGTTCTACTTTTGCCCTTCTATTTACAATCTCTCTACTTAAGTTGCTAATTCCCAATCCTTTGTTTTCTCTGTTCCTTGGCCTGATTTCCTCAAGCCCATTTACACTCGCACTGTCCAACTCAACCACCCATACCCAGTGGCCCAAGCCTAGTTATTTTGATCAGTGGGAAGAGGATTTGACTACTATTGAAATATTAGTATCTGGCGTGCGGATATTTTAAATCCTGAGAGTGATATTTTGACTGCAACTGCAATATTTTGATTGTGTGCAAAGAAAATTGGAATATAGTTGTGAGCTTTTCAAGAATATTGAAGAGATTGGATCTGATCACAATATTGAAGATTCGCTGTGAGATTTTCAGAATACTAATGAGGAAAACAATGATACACTGAAAACAAGGAGGACAAGATGAGACACCGAAAACAAGAAGGTGCAAATCTcatccatatttttttttatcttgttatttattttgaataCAATGGGACACTGAAAACAAGGACAAGATTTGCATCTTATAAGCTTGTGGTCTGGTGGATTAGAATACATTACTCCATAAGACAAGGTAAAACTCAAAGCTTCTTTTGGCTTAGAATGAAAAGTTTATaaagataaaatattttcttgagctgcAATGTTGAGATCATCTTCTATGTTAATAGAAGAAAGAGTTCTTATGACTATGAGCTAAAGATCCAATCTTCAGCATAATAGCCTATCAAagatgaaatagaaaaattctTCTTGTTATGGAACAGAAAAGAGGAAATTGCAAGTGAACCTTAATTTATTGTTGTTGGGGATTATGAATGTAGAAATGAAAGATATATTGATTGTGTGGACAGTATTCCACATGATGCCATCATAGAAAAGCAAGCAATTGCAATGGAACAAAATGTTCAAGCTGTAGAAGGGTCTTAACTCCTAGGAGCAGGCAACAAAATTCAATGTTGAAATTGGCAATTCAATTAAAAGCAAGAGCTTTTTGGGTATGAACTCGTTGAATGTTGTGATAAGTTTGTGATGCATAAGTCCCAAGCCTTGAATCATCTTCCAAAATCTGATAATTTTCCCCCTAACAGACTTTATTGGGAATGGGAATCTAAAggaagatttcaataaattttgttgTTGATATTTTCATGTCAGCTGAAAATGGACAATGCGAATTTAAAAGTTGAAAGGCTCATGGATATATATATCCCTGCTCTTGTTGCGCTATTGTAAATCTCATTGTTGAATTCTCTCTAACAAGGGGAGTTTGATGGGGGATTGCTTGCAGATTGTTATAGGCCATCATATTTTGTTTGAAGATTTTAAaattagggattttataatagtttgagatatttgtttatttttcagtaatttttaattactatttttggggggggggggggggttattttatgatttttgattgttttggggttattttgtaatttttaataattttatcttTAGAGTTTCTTAGTTGTACATTTATTTAGGCTTACAATGTAAGAATAAGcactttttttaattattaattgagtttcatgttagtTTCTCTTACAGCggtccctctctccctctctctcatgtctctctctctcttactcccCATTCTTATTCCCtctcctttcttcttcctcctcctttcTTCTCCTTTCTCCTTCCCATCTCCTGTCTGTTTTTCTCTCTGCTCTGTTGTATTTTCTATTCTGTTTCTAACTCCCTTATGTCCTGCATCTGTTTCTCTTTTTTCTCCTTTATTCTTTCTCCTCTCTTTTGCTCCCCCTCAATTCTCTCTGTTTCTGTCTGTTGCTGTTCTACATTAGtagtattttcctaaattttcattaatttttctatttaactaataattttacagggatatcttagaaaaataaaatgcaggTACTTCATTGGGGGAAGAGAAATGGGTATAAATATGGGTGGCCACAATAGAAAGAGAAGTTTCAAAATGTAGTGAACAACATTATAGGGGTTTAAACTTGGTCTTACAATGTGAACAATGCAATGGGGTTTAAACTTTAAGCTCTTATGTGGCTGCATTGCAACTCTTCAAGAATCAAATTTACCAAGTGTGGATTTTACTTcatagaattttgaaaatttcttttattctctctctctctctttaaaaaaaatactgtTGCAGTTCTCTATGGTTCAATTTTATTGTATATTGACTTGTGGGAGGATGTGGAGGAAACAGAAGAGGGGAAAAGAGGAAAAAAGAGGTTTTGTTGTCTTTGTTTTttgggggagggggagggggtggCGGCGCTGGAGGACAACCATAAGAACTATTTAATCCCTCTTGGATGACATAATAGTGAAACCATGTTAtgctctctcttttctttttctctttcttttcttttcttttcttttttaatgcattgaaatttaaattatctGTGCTGTGGATCTTACGCAGTGAGGAACACATGGTAATAAGGGTGAGCTAGAATTTGTTGTGCACTGGTGATTTGGTTTCAGTAcattgaattttatttatttagttgtatCTATTTTCACATGTTACTATAGGTTAAATGCCCTAGTTTTCTgcatttgtgtggatttgaagtACCAGTTATTATTGCTTGTTGCTCATGGGGCCACTTTTTACTATAGGTTAAATGTCCTAGTATTCTGCATTCCTGTGCATTTGAAGTGCCGGTTATTGCTTGTTGCTCATGGGTCCCCTGTTATTGCAGTTTCTTCCCATGTTTTGGACAAGGACTCTGGTTCTATGTTGCTGAAGCATGATTCCGATTCAGAATCGGGCTTGGTTGATATCAACAATGGTGGAACAAGGGTAGAACCTCATTTAGGCAAAGGTGAAGCAAGCATTGAAGCCGTAAGACACCCTGCTTCAGAAGTCAGTGACAAAGTACATTCATCCATACTCTCGTCAGCTTCTGAAAAAACTATTTCCCCTTCTGGCACTGAGCAACAACCAGAAAAACAGATTCCTTATCATCGATTTTTCAACCCAAAACAAATAAGTTTTGCCATCACGGCTTCTGAGAGTACTCGGATA
This genomic stretch from Malania oleifera isolate guangnan ecotype guangnan chromosome 3, ASM2987363v1, whole genome shotgun sequence harbors:
- the LOC131150583 gene encoding uncharacterized protein LOC131150583, whose translation is MATSSREARRRKIMERSSDRLALITGRIQSLPSPSTISSPPHDSLPALSSTPLTSHLTDQSSVSSHVLDKDSGSMLLKHDSDSESGLVDINNGGTRVEPHLGKGEASIEAVRHPASEVSDKVHSSILSSASEKTISPSGTEQQPEKQIPYHRFFNPKQISFAITASESTRIFCSVIVAALGVLSHLGFPLLGSNFMKTFIFSRPLFLVLLTNLTIVLAQLFEKQKGLDRAEKGASKVSSEDGYGWAEQIGQVLEVGLVFQKIVDTVFMDCSVYVMVVICGLSLLTKFS